A portion of the Thunnus maccoyii chromosome 20, fThuMac1.1, whole genome shotgun sequence genome contains these proteins:
- the fbxw10 gene encoding F-box/WD repeat-containing protein 10: protein MKSVKCGRSVSVCELSCSKAEGCPNMCGMCPSCVFAPKPPGSIQRLWRVSDEFKRRFVVELLLRCGNVQVLESVQRVLRVTSWTLFNYARSRSPNSPQDFPRRGPDRAPHGKPVGMDMNEIWDWFSSSPDWIKSRYLCRLFSLCESELLRMVANLTSVLLVRLKRGLLHFNVGSPNTNQHPQVSEGDSEDPALMVVPGSSKSVSGVSRYRDFIGCLPVDLSKRILGLLDEHTLRRCQKVCRYWKHLAAETMEEIHFRSIFQDQVKAMMKRYKGVHLVSSTYANIVEVLIPVKDHERGDIHSGVKKVKPFQAAYANIKTRTVQMEERNVYCGAYFTTTLLNKEDPHRVVDYRGGSFMATGSKDRVVHLFYVASETKSVAVMKGHVSSIRAVLLYEERDLLMTASCDASIRCWNLKTDQCVMMLYGHTGIVNCLDVHADRLVSGAKDCTVKVWSLHTGKYFEDFNFKHPSSVQCVKINTTRVYSSCDRGLIKIWDMENAALLRVIDAHRSSVKCLFFDKWHLLSGDYNGQVMAWSINCDAKECLMTFNHPKEVKSLTLTYLRVVTGCVDGKICIFNFLTGDCLRDITAEAEAGRIMSLHFCENSILVNTASSVKLYHFAKVFWEYTESAEGGQGDVVAQGGLVSEKSAASLRKLPFTSVGEDHMAQVASPTRNMHNCKGKKPERAEIVYRTRFLSTPTKCQAQVRERCESSKNSMMLSEKATCDRIKKRGLHHPLTRDSIILRVNAIQRAQCTDEVSINMECNDKLRDSWGPHSPRDPLHSDLHNPKPQSALKQSLQTLLCPLQHTHNGPHRRAKTCVPHLRTANQNMTNTLQGRDVSTAPDVTMRHRPGLFSKKLQKAIKRVGAIEKPQSPERILMRPLLNQECCIKTSTSLPRICPVDPMRKQGGFKLLTMTQLEDCVRAKRELMQSYEHKLSKKDKIL, encoded by the exons ATGAAGTCCGTTAAGTGTGGTAGAAGTGTGTCGGTGTGCGAGCTCAGCTGCAGTAAGGCGGAAGGATGCCCCAACATGTGCGGGATGTGCCCGTCTTGCGTCTTTGCCCCCAAACCACCAGGTTCCATCCAGCGTTTGTGGAGGGTGTCGGATGAATTCAAGAGGAGATTCGTGGTGGAGCTGCTTCTCCGGTGCGGAAACGTCCAAGTGCTGGAAAGTGTCCAGAGGGTCCTGCGTGTAACATCATGGACGTTGTTCAATTACGCCAGGTCCAGAAGTCCAAATTCACCTCAAGATTTCCCCCGCCGCGGTCCGGACCGAGCGCCGCATGGTAAACCAGTCGGCATGGACATGAATGAAATCTGGGACTGGTTCAGTAGCAGCCCGGACTGGATTAAATCACGGTATCTTTGCCGTCTTTTCTCACTCTGTGAGTCGGAACTATTACGCATGGTCGCTAATTTAACCAGCGTGCTTCTAGTCAGATTAAAACGAGGGTTGCTGCACTTTAATG TGGGTAGCCCCAACACAAATCAACATCCTCAGGTCAGTGAGGGAGACTCAGAGGACCCTGCTCTTATGGTAGTCCCTGGATCCTCAAAGTCTGTGTCTGGAGTCAGCCGATACCGAGACTTCATAGGCTGCCTTCCTGTTGATCTGTCAAAGAGGATATTAG GTCTACTAGATGAACATACTCTGAGACGCTGCCAGAAGGTTTGTCGATACTGGAAGCACCTCGCAGCGGAAACCATGGAGGAAATCCATTTCAGAAGTATCTTCCAGGATCAAGTGAAGGCAATGATGAAG cgATACAAAGGTGTTCATTTAGTCAGTTCTACCTATGCCAACATCGTTGAAGTCCTCATACCTGTCAAGGATCATGAGAGGGGGGACATTCATTCTGGTGTCAAAAAG GTCAAGCCTTTTCAAGCTGCTTACGCCAACATCAAAACCAGAACAGTGCAAATGGAAGAGCGAAATGTTTATTGTGGTGCATATTTTACCACCACGCTGCTTAACAA AGAGGACCCTCATCGCGTGGTAGACTACAGAGGTGGATCATTTATGGCCACAGGCTCCAAAGACCGCGTGGTGCATCTGTTTTATGTGGCATCGGAAACAAAATCTGTGGCGGTGATGAAGGGCCACGTCAGCAGCATCCGGGCAGTGCTGCTCTATGAGGAGCGAGACCTGCTGATGACTGCCAGCTGTGATGCAAGTATCAG GTGTTGGAATTTGAAGACAGACCAGTGTGTGATGATGCTGTATGGTCACACTGGCATTGTCAACTGCCTGGATGTTCATGCTGATAGACTTGTCTCAGGGGCTAAAGACTGCACAGTAAAAG TGTGGAGTCTACACACGGGGAAGTATTTTGAGGATTTCAACTTCAAGCACCCCAGTTCTGTCCAGTGTGTGAAGATCAACACAACAAGAGTCTATAGCAGCTGTGATCGGGGCCTTATTAAAATATGGGACATGGAGAATGCAGCACTGCTCAGG GTGATTGATGCTCACAGGAGCTCAGTGAAGTGCCTGTTCTTCGACAAATGGCATCTTTTGTCTGGGGACTATAACGGTCAGGTCATGGCATGGAGCATCAACTGTGACGCTAAAGAGTGTCTTATGACCTTCAACCACCCAAA GGAGGTAAAATCTCTGACTCTGACCTACCTCCGTGTTGTCACTGGCTGTGTGGATGGAAAGATTTGCATATTTAATTTCCTCACTGGAGATTGTCTGAGAGACATCACTGCAGAGGCTGAAGCAGGCCGTATAATGTCACTGCATTTCTGTGAGAATAG TATTTTAGTGAACACGGCATCCAGTGTGAAGCTCTACCACTTTGCCAAAGTGTTCTGGGAATACACAGAGTCAGCAGAGGGAGGCCAGGGTGATGTGGTGGCTCAGGGTGGTTTGGTTTCTGAGAAATCTGCAGCTTCCCTCAGAAAGCTTCCGTTTACTTCTGTCGGGGAAGATCACATGGCACAGGTGGCTTCACCCACCAGAAATATGCACAACTGTAAAGGCAAGAAACCAGAGAGAGCTGAGATAGTTTACCGCACCCGCTTCCTGTCTACCCCCACTAAATGTCAAGCACAAG TCAGAGAACGCTGCGAGTCTTCTAAAAATTCAATGATGCTGAGTGAGAAGGCGACGTGCGATAGGATAAAGAAGAGGGGTCTTCATCATCCTTTGACACGCGACTCCATCATCCTCAGGGTAAATGCCATACAGAGGGCGCAGTGCACGGATGAGGTCAGCATCAACATGGAGTGCAACGATAAGCTCCGAGATTCCTGGGGTCCTCACTCACCTCGGGATCCACTGCACTCTGACCTCCATAACCCAAAGCCCCAATCAGCACTTAAACAGAGCCTGCAGACTCTGTTATGtccactgcagcacacacaTAATGGTCCTCACAGGAGGGCCAAGACGTGCGTCCCACATCTGAGAACTGCCAATCAAAATATGACAAACACATTGCAAGGCAGAGACGTCTCCACTGCCCCTGACGTCACTATGAGGCATCGTCCTGGTTTATTTTCTAAGAAGTTACAGAAGGCAATAAAGAGGGTAGGCGCCATAGAGAAGCCACAGTCTCCTGAGCGCATCCTCATGAGACCGCTACTTAATCAAGAATGTTGCATTAAAACTAGTACCAGCTTGCCCAGAATCTGCCCCGTGGATCCAATGAGAAAGCAGGGAGGATTCAAGCTGCTCACTATGACCCAGCTGGAAGACTGTGTCCGGGCCAAGAGGGAACTCATGCAGAGCTATGAGCACAAACTGTCCAAGAAGGATAAGATACTATGA